From the Eschrichtius robustus isolate mEscRob2 chromosome 19, mEscRob2.pri, whole genome shotgun sequence genome, the window AGGCAAGAGAACATGAGAATAGCCTCCAGCCGGAAAGGGGAGCTTCCCTAGTAAATAAAACTGGAATGGCGTACCTAGCAGAGGGAATGGCGTGTGCTAACACACAAGAGGCGGGAAACGAGCGTACCTTGGGGAGACGGCGGGGGTCAGGTGGCTGTGGCAGAACAGAAGTGTGCGGGGTCCTGGCGTCAAGAGATAGATCTGTGGAGCTGGGCAGGTAGCAGATCCTGAAAGGCCATCGATGTCCGGCTGAGGAATTGGGACCATCCCAAGTTAAAAAGGCCCTTCTTTAAACTCCTTGCAACTAATCTTTTGAGTATGCCAGCTGTTTCCACCCAGGGCTCTGATTTAGAATTATCCAGTCCAGTTCACGCGCCGGTCACTGTAGTTATAGCAGGTGGTATTTAAGATGCAgcgatttccttcccattttctgTTATTAAAAACTTTTCTGTTGATAACTGCGTGTCACTTTGTTACTGTTACCACAGTTGatcttttttttccatccttttacttgttttttaattaaactttttgttttagaGTAATTTTAGGCTTACAAAAATGTTGTAAAGATAATTCAAAGTCCTTCCTACCttacacccagtttcccccaatgctGTAGTATGTTTGTTAAAACTAAGACACCAATACTGGCACACTACTGTTAACTGCAGACCTTATTTGAATTTCACCACTTTCCCCTTTATGTGCCTTTCTCCTTCCTGTGCCAGAGCCCAATCCAGGGTACCCCATTGCGTTTAGCATCCCTTTACTTTTAGCCCTTATATTTAAGGTGGGTTTATTATACATAGCGGATAGTTCGATCTTTTTTACCCAAGCgtacaatctctgccttttaaaagaGGTGTTTATAACTATTGTAATGTGATCACTGGTAAGGTTACGTTTAAATCTATCGTCTTGCTATTTGGTTTCCGTTTGTCCCATCTTTCTttattccccttttcctctttttctgccttctttcggcttgagcattttttaaaaatagactttattttttagggcaCTTTTAGGTGGGGCCTTAGGGAGGTCCCCTGCCCTGTGGTCAGAAACTCATAGGCTGTGGCGATTTCAGGGGTCACCTAGGTGTTTTCCAATTCTCAGCGatcaccctccctcctccctctttgcCTGATGTCAGGTCTTGAGCACCGTCATTTCACATATTCTGTCTGGCATTTTGGTCGTTTCAGGAAGGACAGCAAATCCAGTCCGTGTTACTCCATCTTGTTCAGAAGTGGAAGTCCTCATATGTgtcacttaaaaatgaaaatagatctCCCTTTTGTAAAGGTTAGGCcaaaatggtcttttttttttttcttggttagggCTTCGTGATTAAAGATCACTCCCAGGCCCCTTGGCAGGAAATCAGGCAGCCTGAATCTCAGGGTATTTTGTGAGCATCCTACACTTCAGGGAGCACCAGCTTCCAGACACAGACTCAGAGTCACTAGAGGGCAGTATTTGAGAGCAAAGCGGCTAGAAGCGCAGATGGGCCAACCCCAGGGCCAGACAGCTCACCCAGTCATGAGAATTAGTGAGTCCATGAGGGTGGCCCCCGGTGTCCCTCTCTGGTAACTGATCCATTTCTCTCTCCCAGCTTCAGGCCCACACATCGAAGGCTTCCTGGAACATTCCTTTCGGTGTACAAGATGGAAATGATTAGCAAGCATGGAGCTGTCCCCTACGGCAGGCCCCCACTGGACACCCGACATCTGGCACTCTGGGCCAACAAGCCCTGACCTGAAACCCTTGGGGCTGTTTACGTGTTTGGGGATTCAGGATCTTTCAGACTTTCAAGAGAGAACACGGTGTATATTCCACAGAGGACACGGTACCCTCAGTACCCTGCCCAGCACTTGGAAGTAACCCCATcagtgtttctgtagagaaatagATGGACATTCACACCAGGCAGGGAAATAGTCGGTAAGTAACCTCGTGCCAGGTTGGGCTTTGCTGCCCAGTGAGTTCAGGGAAGACTTTTGGTCTAACGGAGCTCTTTGGATTTTGGAATTGCTGAGGAGGGACTGGGGAGCTGTCTTTGACACTCTCTGATGGATGACACAGCTGAGGTCCAGCTAGTCGAGCAACGACCCACACCCACCTGGTGGTCAGGAGCGGCCCTGGGCTCTTAACCACAGGGATCCTGCTCTGCATTTGCCCACTCCGCAGCCATTGTCTGTCACTCCCACCTCAAATTTCTCCTCTCTCAGGCTTTCTCCCAAGATTCCAAGCCCAGCCAAGAGCTGTCACGTTCCGAGAGCCCTGCTGTACAGCGGTTCACTGGGCTCGTCCTCTTTCTATGGACTTTAGTTTCCAGAGTTTAGCTGATCGAAGTATCGTTGCAGCAAACAGTGCCTAAGATACATCCTCACGTGTCTCTGCTTTATTTCCATAAATTGATTCCCACAAGTAGGACGGTCGGGTCAAAGGGTCTGTCACATGTGAGCAGACTATTTTTTTCATTGGACTGCAGCTCATAGCCTCAGGAGTGGTGCACGAGCCGTTCCGCCACATCCTGGCCAGCACGGGACATGAGCCCTCCTTTCCTTATATGATAAtcttacaattttaattttataataattctttttCACTGGGTGGTGAAAACAAAGTTTCTGCTTGTTTCACGGTGCGCTTCCTAATTATTAGAATTTGAATGCCCTTTAGTCTGTTCACTGGCGTTGGGATTTTCACTTCACTGAATGTTCATCTTAGATGCTTATTTTCAAGTTGGGTCATCTTTTTCTTGGTTTGTGGAAGCTTTGCAGATTATACGTATGTATTaagaattatctatttctttgcCATGTgtgtttttagaaaaacaaactatTTTCCCCAGACTGTCATTTTGCCTCTTGACTTTACGGTATTTTTTTCACTCCACAAGTTGTCAAATAagttatcttttcctttcagtctttAGGATACCTTGCTGAAAATCCTCCCCCTCCAACCGAGATATACAATATACAAAAGTCTCCTCTTTTCCCTTGAAATACTTCTGTCCCTTTACTTGTCTACATTTAGGTTTTCCACCCATATTGTATGTAGACTGTTTTCTTCCAGCTGGAGAGCTAATCGTGTCAGCATTCCTTCGAAACCAGTCCTTTTCACCCTGacttgaaatctgttttctgtcatatgtacacacacactgaGATCTATTTCTAGGCTGTGTCTTCTGTTCCAGGGATATGCGTCTCTTCCTGCGTCAGGACGTGTGCTGCTTTTAGATCAGGGGtgggggggattttttttttttttttttaaagaacaatccCTTTGGAACTGCTGCAGAGCCTGGACAGGAGGGAAACACCTGGCGGCCAAGAGGCAGGGCGAGAGCAGAGGTGAAGAGAATCTCCATCCCCCCAACCACAAGGCCagattgggggaggggagaaaaaaggaCCCAGCTGCTTGTAAAATAAAGTCGTCCCTTTTATTTCAAATCAACCCTTTCCCAAGTTGGTGCTGCAAGTGGAGATCAGGGGCCCTAAGCCCACTGGGGTGTGGCAGGGCGGGGGCACTCACATCCCTTCGGGGCTGAGAGGCTGTGGGTCTGGCTGGCTGCCCGCTGCCTGGCCAGCTCCGGGCCCTGGCCTACCCCCTCGACTTACTGCCAGGGCTAAGGACACATAGAGGGGGCAGGGCGGGCAGGAAGGCAGTCCTGTTTAAGGTGTCCGCAGCCAGGGCATTGTTAGTGGTGGGAGCCCAGTGAGGCTAGGTTAGTGGGGTCTTCTCCGGCAGCTGGGGAAGGAACTGCAGAGAGAGGCAAAGATCGGACCAGATGCAGGCAGAAGGGCCGCCCCGGAGCCcatagggagggaaggagggagggcagaggctgGCTTTGGGAGCTGGGGTGTCACTCTAGATGCTCACCGGAGATGGGGAACAGGCTCCAGTCTGGCATGGAGGAAGGGCTCAGATAGATGACTGCCACTGCACGAAGCGCTTGGATTCCTGCCAGGGAGATGTGGGGCGAGGAGGGCACGACTAGGGAATCTGGCTTTGTAGTGTGGgccctcagacccaggggtccgggccccccgcccctcccccctcagacccaggggtccgggccccccgcccctcccccctcagacccaggggtccgggccccccgcccctcccccctcagacccaggggtccgggccccccgcccctcccccctcagacccaggCGTCCAATACCTGAGGGTTGAAAGGGTCGTCATCGTCTGTGTCATCATAGTCGTCACTGGGGTGCAAGGGGGGCAGTGGCAGAGAAACAGGATGGGGGTCCATCAGGAGGCTGCCCCCTAACAGTGGCTCAGtggttctcccccaccccctccgccaagaccctgcccccctcccctcctgaccTGGGTGGGAAGAGGGCCCAGGCGCGGGGCAGGCTGCAGAGGGCGGTGGCCAGGGCCCCCGCGGACAGGAGGGAGAACAGCAGCAGGAAGAGCAGGCCTTCCAGGGCGTCCTCACACAGACCTCGCAGGGCTGCACCATAAtcctggggcggggggagagggcgTCAGCGGGCAATGCACACGGCTCAGACCGTCCACCTGGCTGTGCAACGCTGAACGCgtccctcagtttcctcccgTCGCCTGTGcgcagcacagggcctggcacgcaGAAGGCGCTCAGCACACGGTAGGCGCTGTGGTCACTGTCATTATCACACCTGCAAGCGGGAACCCCAGTTGCGGCCTCCTCTCCATCACCGAgagccctcccccccccaccccacgacCAGACGCCGCAGCAGCTCCGCCTTGGTTGAGTGCCGGGCGTCTCAGCCTGGACACTTCTGACACTGGGGCAGATCACTGTGTGTGTGCTGAACGGGGTGGCACCTGCACTGCAGGTCCttgagcagcagccctggcctccagccactagatgccagtagcaccccctccCCAAGCCGGGACACCCAAACATGTCTCCACACGTTGCCACCGTCCCCTGGGGCAAAATCGCTGGCTTAGAACAACACTGAGAACAAGGCTTAGAAGAACAACTGGTGTAGGACTGCCGCCTGCACAGAACGCACACTCAGTAAACACTGGCTGACATTACTGTCATCCCCGGAAACCGGCAGAAGCACCACTTCCTGAATGGCCAGCCATAAGTCATTCAGCAGGGGCTGGCCGagggcctgctctgtgccaggcattgctccAAGTACCGGGGAAACTTCAGCAACCAGGCCCCAGAAGGTCGCTTCAGAACACAATGAGCTAATGAGAGAGGGGGGGTTTGGAAAGCAGTACTGGGGTCCCGACAGCAAGATGGCACCAGCAGGAGGGAACCCGGCCGATGGGAGGTGGGGGACTGTCGTCTGGGAGACCCGCCAGGCTGCTGGGGGAAAGGGTGCGGGCTAGGGGGAAGCAAAGGGCTGAGGCCGAAACCGGCCAGGGCCAACCACACAGGCCCCGGAGACCTTAATCCGCCTGCAGGGGTAATTGCGGGTTTTAAGCGCGGGAAGAAGATCAGATTGTGCTTAAAAGGCTCACTGGGCTGTTGGCTGCTGTGCGGAGGACAGACAGGGGCAGGCAAGCAGGGGGCAGGCAAGCAGGCAACAGGGAAGAGGCCTTGCGGTGACAGTGTGAGCTGTGCTCAGTCCAGAGGGGCTGCAGAAGAGCCAGCAGAACTTGCTGGACGAATGAACAGGAAGCAGAAAGGATATTCCTAGGTTTCTGGGTCTAAGCAGAGGCTCCCCTGCGAGAAGAATTCGGGGAGGGCGACAGGGGTCACCTTGTGCAGGCCACGACAGTGCAGCAGTGCCACCAACTGGTGGAAGTTTCCTTCTGTCACATTCAGCGTCTCCTCCAAGGACAGCAGAGGCTTCTGCGGTGGCAGGGGGTTGTCATCCCAGGAACTCTTCAGGCTCCGCCCATCTCTTCAGGCCCCGCCCCTTTCGGCGGGCTCACAAGCCAGGGCCCCACCCACAGCCACCGCCCCGCCCCTTTCTGCGGGCTCACAAGCCAGGGCCCCACCCAcagccaccaccccacccccttttcgAAGGCTCCTCCCACAGACCCAGGTTCCCGCCCCTCCTTCCCCTGGGAGTCGGGGTGCAGAAGGAGCACCCGGCCCGCCGACCTGCGCAGAAGGGAACTGGGGGACAGCTTCTCGCTCCAGCCCCTGCAGCTGGGAGTGGATGTTGGCCAGAGCTCGCTGGGACAGAGTCAGCCTCTGCGGGaagccagagggagggaggaggagccagCGGTTGACACCCCCAGCCCACTTGGCGCCTTCATCCTCCCCCGGGATCCCTAAGTCTAGGCCCCAGCCGCGCCCTCCTCCACCCGGTTCCCTTGCCCGCAGCCCTAACCTGTTGAAAGGGGTTGGAGACGGCCTGGTTGCAGAGGAAATAATAGCTCAGGATGTCTGAAGCGGcaagggaagaggggaagagggGGGGAGGCTGTGAGCCTGAGCCCCGGGGCCTCCCTGGGGAAAGGCGGGAGGGGGCAAGGCCACACTTTCCACCCCTCCCAGCTCAGGACCCTCCTGCGGTCCCAATGACCTCGCATTCTGAGACTGGCACCCCTCCCAGCCCCTAATCCCTTCTGCTCTAGCCACAGCCAGAAACATGCTGATCTACACACTCCCGGGGAGCCCCTGCTTCTGCCACCCTCCCCTTGACTCAACTGTGCTCCCCCCATTTGCTCCAAGTGGCCAAATCCTCCCATCCCTCAGCTCCAGCCTGAGGACCCCTTTCTCCTGACTCCATCATCTTTATCCCTCCCTCTGTTCCAACGCACCAGGGGAGGTGCCGAGAGCTTCTGCGGAACTGGGCAGGGCCTGGCTGCCGGCTGCGCACCCTCACCCCATCCCAGGAGGACCGCGCAGAGAGGCCCGAGGACCCAGGGCGTGCGCCTGGAGATGCGATCACCTGAGCCAAGGCCAGTCTCCTCCCGGGTCAGGTTCAGGATGTAGGTGTCCGGACTGGAGCAGAAGTcactgaggccctgagaggggCAGCAGGAAAGGGGGCTCAGAACAGAAACGGCCCCCATTCCACACTCCCACAGAACTGAGTGCTCTCTAGCccccctccctcagacccaggagtccagacccccagtccctcctccctcagacccaggagtccagAAGTCCAGTCCCTCAGGACCTAGGAAACTGTCTGGAAACTTCAGAACCTGCGTTCCTGGCCCCCAAGTCTTTCCTCTCAGGACCTAAGGCATTTATTCCCAACCTGCCCCAGGATCCAGGAGTTAGGGGCCTTTGGCACCCTTAGGTCTCGGAGCCCAAGGGCCTGTCCCGCACCACTCACCACGGCTGTAGCTGCCTCCAGGCCCATGGAGCCCCAGCTCAGGACAAGAACCAAGAGACTCATCACCGTCATCCtacggtggggaggagggattggACTTGGGGGTTCTGGGGTTCTTCATCTCCCACCTCGCCtcttgcctccccccacccctaatCCCATCACAGCCCCAGCCCTACCCTCCACCCACCTCTGGAGCCAAGAGGGTAACAACTAGGGGCAGAGAAGCTGTGGGGGGAGAGGTGTGGACCCGAGGCTGCTGACGTCAAACTGAACATCTGGCCCTGCTGGGGGAGGATACGGGGTGAGGGGCTGGCCGGATCCAGCCCGCGTCTGTCCCCGCCTTGCTCCGGACCGCCCACCCCTGGGCCCCATTTCCCTGCTCTGAATTCCGCAGGAGCTTGCTCCCAGGTTCACCCATTGCTTGGTCAGCCTCCCTCTCAGCCCAGACTCCTCCTCCCAGGAGTGGAGACAGCTCCAGGGCTGAAATCACCTTCCAGGTTTTCTCTGGGGAtggggtttgggggggggggggtccgcATTGGAGGGTGGTCAGCAAGAAAGAAGGGCACCTGGAGGGGGCCAAACTGAAGGCCTGGCCCCAAGCCCCAGACCTGCCCTGCCCACTGTGCTTTACCATCTTCAAGCTTCAGGGGGGCCTGGATGGGATGGCAGGACCTCTCACCCCGGGGGGAGTGTGGGAATGGTGGCGGGCACAAGCGTGGCCCCCCTCAGGGCCAGGGAGGATACAAAGGCTCCTCCAAGTGGGATAGGCTGGCCTAGGTGGAATCCCAGCTCCAGCACTTTCTGGCTGTGCAGCCTTGGGCAAGtggcctaacctctctgagcacgTCTCCCTTTCTGTTATatggggagaaggaaaggacctcCTCATAGGGTTAGTGCAAGGGTTCCAGAAGAGCATCGGGCATACAGAATGAACCTTTAAGTAAGAGTGTGGTCCTTAATTCCGCCACACCACGTGATAGctttctgcctcagggccctCGTCTTCCAGATAGGCATCTGACAGGCACCTCCTTCACAGGGTTGTCATGGCAACCGAGAGGGTCGGTGATCACCCCAATCCTCAGCACAATCGTTGCTTATCGTTGCTTTTCTAGGATTTTGGTGCACTTCTTGCTGTGAGGACAGCCTGTTTCCTGCCCGCCCCCTTCCTGGGCAGCTCTGAGCCTGATTTCTAtgtgccagcccagcccaggaacTCCATGGAGGTTCGTGGGACAAGGGAATGAAACCAGTGTGGGCCTGGGAAGGACCGTGGCCCCTCTCGGAAGAGCGCTGTGGGATCTCAGTGACATGTGCCGCTGCCAGGAAGCCACCCAGACTTACACAATCACTAGCCACTTGCTCTGCTTCGCCAGGCCCAGGAGGGTGAAGAGGCAGACCAGTAGCTCCAGGAGCAGCAGGAGAACGTAGGCCAGCCACCTGGGGAGGGGGTGACAGGGGTGAGGCTGAAGCAGCAACTCCAGCCTTTCACGTGCCCAGGCTCCCAGACCGGGACTCGGCAGAGGGTGACAGCACCTGCACGTTCTCCCGGCTCTGCCTGGACATGTGATCTCCCTGATGCCCAGTCTCCAGGCCACAGCCaggctcatctgtgaaatgggtgcaTTGGGAGGCCGGCCACTGTAGCCATTCAGAGCACAGGTCCCAGGACTGTACCCTGACCGAACCACGCATGAGCCCTGCGAGTGGCACGGTCCCAgggccccagcccctccaccccagcctGGAGAACAGAGGGACTCATTCCCAGGCACGTACTCAGCAACACAGGGCACGACCCAAGGGCTCAGTGTCTGCAGGCAGACGGCCTGGGTCGCAATGCCAGCCCCTCCACTTCCTGCCTGCCTGCAACTTGGTCTCAGTAACCTCGCCTCCTGTGTCTCGGCTTCCCCGCCAGTGACTCGGGGAGAACAGCAGCACCTACTTCCAAAGGTTGTCGTGAGGCTAAACCATAAAGCACCGAGAAGAGTGCCAACATGGACGCACTTAAATATTAGCTTGAACACGCGTCAGGAAACTTTTAATGTCATTTAAGAATTCGGTATTAGTTAACGATCAGTTCACTCTGGTTGGAGAGGAAGACGTACATGAGAccacagcacagtgcctggcactttggagatgctcaataaacagcaTCGCTCTCAGCGATCCCCACGTCGCCAGAGCGGCAAGGGAACCGCCGCCCCCCTCCGTGGTAGCCTCTGCGCAGACCCTTGTGGGGACTCACTGTGCCCTTCTTTCCCGGACGGCTGGAGGGTCAGGCTCTCCCCGGGAAGGAGAAGCTGGGCCCACTGGCTCCAGCTgacctccaggcctttgctccCCATGTCCCCACCGCCAGCTCTCGTGCCCCAGCTTCACTTCACTTCCGTCAGGGGCAGGTGGCACTTCTGCCCTAAGCCACCAAGAACTCCCCCAGCAAAGCTCTCCCGCTGGGGGCCCCGATTTCCTTCCAGGAAACCGGCCGTGTTCCTTGAAGGACTCCCAAGTGCCAGGCACTCTCGTCTTGGTGCATTCCAGAAGCTACTTCCTGTTAACGATGGGTCTGCCTCCCTCGGGTGTagtcaccccccagcccccctgAAACAGGGCTGAGGCCCAGGGCCTGCACCCCTGAGCTTGGCCAGAACCCAGAACTTGAACTCACTGGGACCCAGGCCTGTCTGACGCCCTGCAGGGGGCATCCTCATTGCGGACTGCTTCAGCCCAGGTCTGCCTTCCCCCTGGAGCACAGAATCCAGGACCAAGTCTTCCCTGTCTCTGCTCCCATGTCTGGTTGGGACCCTCAGTTGTCAGatgaacaaaagaaataattCCTCGCGGACGAAGCAATGAGGACTCCGTCATGTTGGCTGCTGGGAAAGATGGCCGccccagatgtccttcaaatgtcaccttctcagtgtgGCCTTTCGGATGACCCCCCAAAACTGCCATCCTCTGTCCCCAGACCATCCCGTTCCCGTCTCCCACCTAATTTTCTCCAGAGTTCTCAACACTCACCACCTTACAGACAATATCTCATTCATGCATTTGTTTCTTATTGGTCCGCCCACTGTGAGGCAGGCAGGAATCCCTCTGTTTTGTTCACCGCTCTATCTTAAAAAAACCCATATTTTACAGACACCTAT encodes:
- the TTYH1 gene encoding protein tweety homolog 1 isoform X1; translated protein: MGAPPGYRPSAWVHLLHQLPRADFQLRPVPSGFAPQEQEYQQALLLVVALAGLGLGLSLIFIAVYLIRFCCCRPPEPPGAKSPPPGGGCVTWSCIAALLVGCAGIGIGFYGNSETSDGVSQLSSALLHANHTLTAIDHLVLEMVERLDEAVRTELTTLEEVLTQRTELVAATRGARRQAEAVAQQLQGLAFWRGVPLSPLQVAEDVSFVEEYRWLAYVLLLLLELLVCLFTLLGLAKQSKWLVIVMTVMSLLVLVLSWGSMGLEAATAVGLSDFCSSPDTYILNLTREETGLGSDILSYYFLCNQAVSNPFQQRLTLSQRALANIHSQLQGLEREAVPQFPSAQKPLLSLEETLNVTEGNFHQLVALLHCRGLHKDYGAALRGLCEDALEGLLFLLLFSLLSAGALATALCSLPRAWALFPPRNPSASCSGSHLSEPFLHARLEPVPHLRSFPSCRRRPH
- the TTYH1 gene encoding protein tweety homolog 1 isoform X2, whose translation is MGAPPGYRPSAWVHLLHQLPRADFQLRPVPSGFAPQEQEYQQALLLVVALAGLGLGLSLIFIAVYLIRFCCCRPPEPPGAKSPPPGGGCVTWSCIAALLVGCAGIGIGFYGNSETSDGVSQLSSALLHANHTLTAIDHLVLEMVERLDEAVRTELTTLEEVLTQRTELVAATRGARRQAEAVAQQLQGLAFWRGVPLSPLQVAEDVSFVEEYRWLAYVLLLLLELLVCLFTLLGLAKQSKWLVIVMTVMSLLVLVLSWGSMGLEAATAVGLSDFCSSPDTYILNLTREETGLGSDILSYYFLCNQAVSNPFQQRLTLSQRALANIHSQLQGLEREAVPQFPSAQKPLLSLEETLNVTEGNFHQLVALLHCRGLHKDYGAALRGLCEDALEGLLFLLLFSLLSAGALATALCSLPRAWALFPPSDDYDDTDDDDPFNPQESKRFVQWQSSI